A DNA window from Solanum lycopersicum chromosome 3, SLM_r2.1 contains the following coding sequences:
- the LOC138347340 gene encoding protein TRACHEARY ELEMENT DIFFERENTIATION-RELATED 7-like, with the protein MANNLNNFQFPYFPTHPPPPPPPHPPPYVPPPPPPPPSPTHNYIIIVFVFSTFGCILLGLVILAFCSCFLKKKKKNTMIVEEKEVKHIDDHVKIKKAIVEGPHGKLETIVLSIEEDLHEGIRKS; encoded by the coding sequence ATGGCAAACAATTTGAATAACTTTCAATTCCCATATTTCCCTACCCATCCACCACCACCTCCACCACCTCATCCTCCACCATATgttccaccaccaccaccaccaccaccatcaccaaCTCACAATTACATCATAATAGTATTCGTTTTCTCGACGTTTGgttgcattttacttggcctaGTTATTCTTGCTTTCTGCTCATGcttcttgaagaaaaagaagaagaatacaaTGATAGTTGAAGAGAAAGAAGTGAAACACATTGATGATCATGTTAAAATAAAGAAAGCAATTGTTGAAGGACCTCATGGGAAACTTGAGACAATAGTACTCTCAATTGAAGAAGATTTGCATGAAGGAATTAGAAAAAGTTAA